The following coding sequences are from one Comamonas koreensis window:
- the lysA gene encoding diaminopimelate decarboxylase has product MSNPFSPDLLWQLADDFNTPLWVYDAATISQRIAELQAFDTVRFAQKACSNIHVLQLMRAQGVKVDAVSRGEVLRALAAGYQGGFGEPSDIVFTADVMDEATLATVVEHQIPVNAGSIDMLHQLGQASPGHAVWLRINPGFGHGHSNKTNTGGEHSKHGIWHSDLTMALAVIAERGLQLVGLHMHIGSGVDYGHLQEVCGAMVQLVERTHAAGHRLQAISAGGGLSIPYKDGDATIDTQHYFGLWDAARKQAEALVGHHLGLELEPGRYLVAESGVLLGTVRATKDAGSNHFVLVDTGFNELMRPAMYGSYHAMHVQRRGAGVLPVQREAVVAGPLCESGDVFTQGEAGVVLPRPLGDAQVGDLLVIHDTGAYGASMSSNYNSRPLAAEVLVDNGQARLIRRRQTVEELLALELGL; this is encoded by the coding sequence ATGAGCAACCCCTTCTCCCCCGATCTGCTGTGGCAGCTGGCCGATGACTTCAACACCCCGCTGTGGGTCTATGACGCGGCCACCATCAGCCAACGCATCGCCGAGCTCCAGGCATTCGACACGGTGCGCTTTGCGCAAAAGGCCTGCTCCAACATCCATGTGCTGCAGCTGATGCGGGCGCAAGGCGTCAAGGTTGATGCGGTCTCGCGCGGCGAAGTGCTGCGCGCGCTGGCAGCCGGCTACCAGGGCGGTTTTGGCGAGCCCTCCGACATCGTGTTCACCGCCGATGTGATGGACGAGGCCACGTTGGCCACCGTGGTCGAGCACCAGATCCCCGTCAATGCCGGCTCCATCGACATGCTGCACCAGCTGGGCCAGGCCTCGCCCGGCCATGCGGTCTGGCTGCGCATCAACCCCGGCTTTGGCCATGGCCACAGCAACAAGACCAATACCGGTGGCGAGCACAGCAAGCACGGCATCTGGCACAGCGACCTGACGATGGCGCTGGCGGTGATCGCCGAGCGCGGCCTGCAGCTGGTGGGCCTGCACATGCATATCGGCTCGGGCGTGGACTACGGCCACCTGCAAGAGGTCTGCGGCGCGATGGTGCAGCTGGTCGAGCGCACCCACGCCGCCGGCCACCGCCTGCAGGCCATCTCGGCAGGCGGCGGCCTGTCCATCCCCTACAAGGACGGTGACGCCACCATCGACACCCAGCACTACTTTGGCCTCTGGGATGCGGCGCGCAAGCAGGCTGAGGCGCTGGTGGGCCACCACCTGGGCCTGGAGCTGGAGCCGGGCCGCTACCTGGTGGCTGAATCGGGCGTGCTGCTGGGCACGGTGCGCGCGACCAAGGATGCCGGCAGCAACCACTTTGTGCTGGTCGATACCGGCTTCAACGAGCTGATGCGCCCGGCGATGTACGGCAGCTACCACGCGATGCATGTGCAGCGCCGTGGCGCCGGCGTGCTGCCTGTGCAGCGCGAGGCCGTTGTCGCCGGTCCGCTGTGCGAATCCGGTGATGTCTTCACCCAGGGCGAGGCCGGCGTGGTGCTGCCCCGTCCGCTGGGCGATGCGCAGGTGGGCGATCTGCTGGTGATCCACGACACCGGCGCCTACGGCGCCTCGATGTCCAGCAACTACAACAGCCGCCCACTGGCCGCCGAGGTGCTGGTCGACAACGGCCAGGCGCGCCTTATCCGCCGCCGCCAGACGGTCGAAGAGCTGCTGGCGCTGGAACTGGGCCTCTGA
- the secB gene encoding protein-export chaperone SecB: protein MADQENPVFQIQRVYLKDASLEQPNSPAILLEQTQPSVDIQLGVEATPVADGIFEVAVTATVQTKIEDKTVFLVEAKQAGIFEIRGIPDDQMGAVIGVACPQIVYPYLRGNVADIVTRAGFPPVHLAEINFQAMYEQQQAQANGAGAGAALAQ from the coding sequence ATGGCGGATCAAGAAAATCCCGTGTTCCAAATTCAACGCGTGTACCTGAAGGACGCGTCGCTGGAACAGCCCAACTCGCCAGCTATCTTGCTGGAGCAAACCCAGCCGAGCGTGGACATCCAGCTGGGCGTGGAAGCCACCCCGGTGGCCGATGGCATTTTCGAAGTGGCGGTCACCGCCACCGTGCAGACCAAGATCGAAGACAAGACCGTGTTCCTGGTGGAAGCCAAGCAAGCCGGTATTTTCGAGATCCGTGGCATCCCTGACGACCAGATGGGGGCCGTGATCGGCGTGGCTTGCCCACAGATCGTCTACCCTTACCTGCGCGGCAACGTGGCAGACATCGTGACCCGCGCCGGCTTCCCGCCTGTGCACCTGGCGGAAATCAACTTCCAGGCCATGTACGAACAGCAACAAGCCCAGGCCAATGGCGCTGGCGCAGGTGCCGCACTGGCCCAGTAA
- a CDS encoding rhodanese-like domain-containing protein, whose amino-acid sequence MNFLIDNWYLIVLVLGSGAMLMMPAMKNMGGGTLSPANAVALINREKAVVVDVSDAQEFGAGHIANAKNVPLDQLEAQLPSVVKNKALPLILVCAQGQRSQRAVAVAKKLGYTNVQALAGGMKGWRAASMPLKKA is encoded by the coding sequence GTGAACTTTCTGATCGACAACTGGTATCTGATCGTGCTGGTACTGGGCTCGGGCGCGATGCTGATGATGCCCGCCATGAAGAACATGGGAGGCGGCACGCTCAGCCCCGCCAACGCCGTGGCACTGATCAACCGCGAAAAAGCCGTGGTGGTGGATGTGTCGGACGCGCAGGAATTCGGCGCCGGCCATATCGCCAATGCCAAGAATGTGCCGCTGGACCAGCTCGAAGCGCAACTGCCCTCGGTCGTCAAGAACAAGGCCTTGCCGCTGATTCTCGTTTGCGCACAGGGCCAGCGCTCGCAGCGTGCCGTGGCCGTGGCCAAGAAGCTGGGCTACACCAATGTGCAGGCCCTGGCCGGTGGCATGAAGGGCTGGCGCGCTGCCAGCATGCCGCTCAAGAAGGCTTGA
- a CDS encoding LysR family transcriptional regulator, with product MPRPPAPVPSASDLHPEPSPSAPRLQHRHIEVFRAVMLAGGVTGAAGLLFSSQPTVSRDLARMEQLLGYPLFERVQGRLRPNARALALWEEVQRSWQGLDRVIDRAVALSRPQAARISVLSMPALSHALLPAALARMQQAQGPVAVSVATQEAPLLQQWMAAQRYDLGLTEQGEAPAGTRAVALPAVDEVAVLPAGHPLARKKRLQPADFAGQAFISLAEGDPYRIQIDQVFADAGVGRQMLLETHSAVAVCAMVQNGLGLAIVNPFTAQACMGQGLVQRPLAFSIPFRTQVLLPLHRAAVPEVDALLTALAQAAASLPAYNAQHAGPQ from the coding sequence ATGCCCCGTCCGCCAGCCCCGGTCCCATCCGCTTCCGATCTCCATCCGGAGCCCAGCCCCTCAGCGCCGCGGCTGCAGCACCGCCATATCGAGGTGTTCCGCGCCGTCATGCTGGCCGGGGGCGTGACCGGCGCGGCGGGACTGCTGTTCAGCTCCCAGCCGACGGTGAGCCGCGATCTGGCCCGCATGGAGCAGCTGCTGGGCTACCCGCTGTTTGAGCGGGTGCAAGGCAGGCTGCGGCCCAATGCACGCGCCTTGGCGCTATGGGAAGAGGTGCAGCGCAGCTGGCAGGGGCTCGACCGGGTGATTGACCGGGCAGTGGCCCTGTCGCGCCCGCAGGCGGCGCGTATCAGTGTGCTGAGCATGCCTGCGCTCAGCCATGCGCTGCTGCCGGCGGCGCTGGCGCGCATGCAGCAGGCGCAAGGGCCGGTGGCGGTCAGTGTTGCCACCCAGGAGGCGCCGCTGTTGCAGCAGTGGATGGCCGCCCAGCGCTATGACCTGGGGCTGACCGAGCAGGGCGAGGCGCCAGCGGGCACGCGCGCTGTGGCGCTGCCGGCGGTCGATGAGGTGGCCGTGCTGCCCGCAGGCCACCCGCTGGCGCGCAAGAAGCGGCTGCAGCCCGCCGACTTCGCGGGCCAGGCCTTTATCAGCCTGGCCGAGGGCGATCCTTACCGCATCCAGATCGACCAGGTGTTTGCCGATGCCGGCGTGGGCCGGCAGATGCTGCTGGAGACGCACAGCGCAGTGGCGGTATGCGCGATGGTGCAAAACGGTCTGGGCCTGGCGATCGTGAACCCCTTCACCGCGCAGGCCTGCATGGGCCAGGGCCTGGTGCAGCGGCCGCTGGCTTTTTCGATTCCGTTCCGCACACAGGTGCTGCTGCCGCTGCACCGGGCAGCGGTCCCCGAAGTCGATGCCTTGCTGACCGCGCTGGCCCAGGCTGCAGCCAGCCTGCCGGCCTACAATGCGCAGCATGCCGGGCCGCAGTGA
- a CDS encoding NAD(P)-dependent oxidoreductase: MSMSSQTAQPVVGLIGVGLMGHGIARNVAAKGFQLYVLEHPGNQPLTELLSLGTRTCQSPAELASHCDVVILCVTGSPQVEAVLTGEQGLLSALRPGTVVIDCSTAVPASTVRMAQAVQAAGGKFIDAPMTKTSKQAHDGQLNLLVGGDAAVLAQVQPVLATFTSQVTHVGALGDGHRMKLLHNFVSVGQMSLLAEATACARKQGMDMQAFHSVLAAGGGAGVALDRLQSYILADDPSGIAFSISNAAKDLSYYATMAHDAQAPSLIADAAATTLQDQVQARHGDAMLPALIGLLAKA; the protein is encoded by the coding sequence ATTTCCATGTCATCGCAAACAGCCCAGCCCGTCGTCGGCCTGATCGGGGTCGGCCTGATGGGCCACGGCATCGCCCGCAATGTCGCCGCCAAAGGCTTTCAACTCTATGTGCTGGAGCATCCTGGGAACCAGCCGCTGACTGAGCTGCTCAGCCTGGGCACACGCACCTGCCAAAGCCCGGCCGAACTGGCCAGCCACTGCGATGTGGTGATCCTCTGCGTGACTGGCTCGCCCCAGGTCGAAGCCGTGCTGACTGGCGAGCAAGGCCTGCTGTCGGCACTGCGCCCCGGCACCGTGGTGATCGATTGCTCGACAGCCGTGCCCGCATCGACGGTGCGCATGGCCCAGGCCGTGCAGGCTGCTGGCGGCAAGTTCATCGATGCACCGATGACCAAGACCTCCAAGCAGGCGCATGACGGCCAGCTCAATCTGCTCGTCGGTGGCGATGCGGCCGTGCTGGCCCAGGTGCAACCGGTGCTGGCCACCTTCACCAGCCAGGTCACCCATGTCGGTGCACTGGGCGACGGACACCGCATGAAGCTGCTGCACAACTTTGTCTCGGTGGGCCAGATGAGCCTGCTGGCCGAGGCCACCGCCTGCGCGCGCAAGCAGGGCATGGACATGCAGGCCTTCCACAGCGTACTGGCTGCGGGCGGCGGCGCGGGCGTGGCGCTGGACCGGCTGCAGTCCTATATCCTGGCCGATGACCCCTCGGGCATTGCGTTCTCGATCTCCAACGCCGCCAAGGATTTGAGCTACTACGCCACGATGGCCCACGATGCGCAGGCGCCCAGCCTGATTGCCGATGCGGCTGCGACCACCTTGCAGGACCAGGTCCAGGCCCGGCATGGCGATGCCATGCTGCCGGCCTTGATCGGTCTGCTGGCCAAGGCCTGA
- a CDS encoding PLP-dependent aminotransferase family protein, with protein MPPASGRKASIAENLAAMLGRQMADGVLRAGDKLPSLRALAQLHGYAKNTVVAAFELLVSRGLVEARRGSGFYVLAQRPVAAVPAAEDSAPLQRAMDVVWLMREQLKTQPDALALGDGFPPVDWLADMRLDRYHHQVVRTGLGALFRYGSRLGYAPLRDSLVRKLGMFGLAVTPQQLLLTQGANDALDLVIRHWVTPGTTVLVDDPGYYLLFGKLKLAGARVLGVPRQADGPDVLALERLLQTERPRLFFTQSLAHNPTGSDLSAAKAWRILQLAGQQQMLIVENDPLADFKPTSATRLSVLDQLARTIYIGSFSKSFSAALRVGFIACHPDLASDLADLRSLIHVSGSEYCERMVDVMLREGQYERHLVRLRGRLGQATAQALAWMDRQGCEVFARSEQSLYLWAAFPGCEDSAQLAEQLRARQVTMAPGRVFSLDSSATSRWSRCNVGAMQSPRLDAAMAPWRAAPR; from the coding sequence ATGCCCCCAGCCTCTGGCCGCAAGGCCTCGATTGCAGAAAACCTGGCCGCGATGCTGGGCCGGCAGATGGCCGATGGCGTGCTGCGCGCGGGTGACAAGCTGCCGTCACTGCGCGCGTTGGCGCAGCTGCATGGCTATGCCAAGAACACCGTGGTGGCGGCCTTTGAGCTGCTGGTCTCGCGCGGCCTGGTCGAGGCGCGGCGGGGATCGGGCTTTTATGTGCTGGCCCAGCGCCCGGTGGCAGCCGTGCCTGCGGCCGAAGACAGCGCCCCGCTGCAGCGCGCGATGGATGTGGTCTGGCTGATGCGCGAGCAGCTCAAGACCCAGCCCGATGCGCTGGCGTTGGGTGATGGTTTTCCGCCGGTGGACTGGCTGGCCGATATGCGCCTGGACCGTTACCACCACCAAGTGGTGCGTACGGGGCTGGGCGCGCTGTTCCGCTACGGCAGCCGCCTGGGCTATGCGCCGTTGCGGGACAGCCTGGTGCGCAAGCTGGGCATGTTCGGCCTGGCGGTGACGCCCCAGCAGCTGCTACTGACCCAGGGGGCCAATGACGCGCTGGACCTGGTCATCCGCCACTGGGTGACGCCGGGCACGACGGTGCTGGTGGACGACCCGGGCTACTACCTGCTGTTTGGCAAGCTCAAGTTGGCCGGCGCGCGCGTGCTGGGTGTGCCGCGCCAGGCCGATGGCCCGGATGTGCTGGCGCTGGAGCGGCTGCTGCAGACCGAGCGCCCGCGCCTCTTCTTTACCCAGTCGCTGGCGCACAACCCCACGGGCTCGGACCTGAGCGCCGCCAAGGCCTGGCGCATCTTGCAGCTGGCCGGCCAGCAGCAGATGCTGATCGTCGAAAACGACCCGCTGGCTGATTTCAAACCAACTTCGGCCACACGCCTGTCGGTGCTGGACCAGCTGGCGCGCACGATCTACATCGGCAGTTTTTCCAAGTCGTTCTCGGCTGCGCTGCGGGTGGGCTTTATCGCCTGCCATCCCGATCTGGCCAGTGACCTGGCCGATCTGCGCAGCCTCATCCATGTGAGTGGTTCGGAGTACTGCGAGCGCATGGTCGATGTGATGCTGCGCGAAGGCCAGTACGAGCGGCACCTGGTGCGGCTGCGCGGGCGCCTGGGCCAGGCCACGGCGCAGGCGCTGGCCTGGATGGACCGCCAGGGCTGCGAGGTGTTTGCGCGCAGCGAGCAGTCTCTGTATCTGTGGGCGGCCTTTCCCGGCTGCGAGGATTCCGCGCAACTGGCCGAGCAACTGCGGGCCCGGCAGGTGACGATGGCGCCGGGCCGGGTGTTCAGCCTGGACAGCAGCGCGACCTCGCGCTGGTCGCGCTGCAACGTCGGGGCCATGCAGTCCCCGCGCCTGGACGCGGCAATGGCGCCATGGCGCGCGGCCCCGCGCTGA
- a CDS encoding hydroxymethylglutaryl-CoA reductase, degradative — MATDSRLPQFRALSPAQRWDVIAKACQLSAEDHALLAQPGALPTNVADGMIENVIGTFELPMGVASNFQINGRDVLVPLAVEEPSIIAAASYMAKLAREDGGFQTSSTQPLMRAQVQIVGIQDPYGVRLALYQAREQILALANSRDKVLIGLGGGCKDIEVHVFPDSPRGPMVVMHLIVDVRDAMGANTVNTMAESVSPLVEQITGGAVRLRILSNLADLRLARARVRLTPKTLATAERSGEEIIEGVLDAYTFAAIDPYRAATHNKGIMNGIDPVIVATGNDWRAVEAGAHAYASRNGRYTSLTTWEKDGSGALVGTIELPMPVGLVGGATKTHPLARLALKIMDVKSAQELGEIAAAVGLAQNLGALRALATEGIQRGHMALHARNIALVAGAVGAEVDQVAKRLAAEHDVRTDRALEVLAELRAR, encoded by the coding sequence ATGGCCACCGATTCCCGTCTGCCGCAGTTCCGCGCCCTCAGCCCCGCCCAGCGCTGGGATGTCATCGCCAAGGCCTGCCAGCTGAGCGCCGAAGACCACGCGCTGCTGGCCCAGCCAGGGGCCCTCCCCACGAACGTGGCCGACGGCATGATCGAAAACGTGATCGGCACCTTTGAGCTGCCGATGGGCGTGGCCAGCAATTTCCAGATCAATGGCCGCGATGTGCTGGTGCCGCTGGCGGTCGAAGAACCCTCGATCATCGCGGCGGCCTCGTACATGGCCAAGCTGGCACGCGAGGACGGAGGGTTTCAGACCTCCAGCACCCAGCCGCTGATGCGCGCCCAGGTGCAGATAGTCGGCATCCAGGACCCCTATGGCGTGCGGCTGGCGCTGTACCAGGCGCGCGAGCAGATCCTGGCGCTGGCCAACAGCCGCGACAAGGTGCTGATCGGCCTGGGCGGCGGCTGCAAGGACATCGAGGTGCATGTCTTCCCCGACTCACCCCGGGGCCCCATGGTGGTCATGCATCTGATCGTCGATGTGCGCGATGCGATGGGCGCCAACACCGTCAACACCATGGCCGAATCGGTCTCGCCGCTGGTCGAGCAGATCACCGGCGGCGCGGTGCGGCTGCGCATTCTGTCCAACCTGGCCGATCTGCGCCTGGCCCGGGCCCGCGTGCGCCTGACGCCCAAGACGCTGGCGACTGCCGAGCGCAGCGGCGAAGAAATCATCGAGGGCGTGCTCGATGCCTACACCTTTGCCGCCATCGACCCCTACCGCGCCGCCACCCACAACAAGGGCATCATGAACGGCATCGACCCGGTCATCGTCGCCACCGGCAACGACTGGCGTGCGGTGGAGGCCGGCGCCCATGCCTATGCCAGCCGCAACGGGCGCTACACCTCGCTGACCACCTGGGAGAAAGACGGCAGCGGCGCGCTGGTGGGCACCATCGAGCTGCCCATGCCCGTGGGCCTGGTGGGCGGCGCGACCAAGACGCATCCGCTGGCGCGCCTGGCGCTGAAGATCATGGATGTGAAATCGGCCCAGGAGCTGGGCGAGATTGCCGCGGCCGTCGGCCTGGCGCAAAACCTGGGCGCGCTGCGGGCGCTGGCCACCGAAGGCATCCAGCGCGGCCACATGGCCTTGCATGCCCGCAATATCGCGCTGGTGGCCGGGGCCGTGGGTGCCGAGGTCGACCAGGTCGCCAAGCGCCTGGCCGCCGAGCACGATGTGCGCACCGACCGCGCGCTGGAGGTGCTGGCCGAACTGCGCGCGCGCTGA
- the gpmA gene encoding 2,3-diphosphoglycerate-dependent phosphoglycerate mutase, with protein sequence MYKLVLIRHGESTWNLENRFTGWTDVDLTDTGVAQAKQAGQLLKAEGYDFDVAYTSVLKRAIRTLWHTLDEMDRTWLPVQKCWQLNERHYGALQGLNKAETAKKFGDEQVLVWRRSYDTPPPALESTDPRSEKTDRRYAGAANQVPLTECLKDTVERVVPFWNEAIAPAIQRGERVVIAAHGNSIRALIKYLDGVSDSDIVNLNIPNGIPLVYELDASLKPLRHYYLGDAEAAAKAAAAVASQGKA encoded by the coding sequence ATGTACAAGCTTGTCCTGATTCGCCATGGTGAATCGACCTGGAACCTGGAAAACCGCTTCACCGGCTGGACCGATGTGGACCTGACCGACACCGGCGTGGCGCAAGCCAAGCAGGCTGGCCAGTTGCTCAAGGCCGAGGGCTATGACTTCGATGTGGCCTACACCAGCGTGCTCAAGCGCGCCATCCGTACGCTGTGGCACACCCTGGACGAGATGGACCGCACCTGGCTGCCGGTGCAAAAGTGCTGGCAGCTCAACGAGCGCCACTATGGCGCGCTGCAAGGCCTGAACAAGGCCGAAACCGCCAAGAAGTTTGGCGATGAGCAGGTGCTGGTCTGGCGCCGCAGCTATGACACCCCGCCGCCCGCGCTGGAGTCTACCGATCCACGCAGCGAGAAAACCGACCGCCGCTACGCCGGTGCTGCCAACCAGGTGCCGCTGACCGAATGCCTCAAGGACACGGTCGAGCGCGTCGTGCCGTTCTGGAACGAAGCCATTGCGCCAGCCATCCAGCGCGGCGAGCGGGTGGTGATCGCCGCCCACGGCAACTCCATCCGCGCGCTGATCAAGTACCTCGATGGCGTCTCCGACAGCGACATCGTGAACCTGAACATCCCCAACGGCATCCCGCTGGTCTATGAGCTGGACGCCAGCTTGAAGCCGCTGCGCCACTACTACCTGGGTGACGCCGAAGCTGCCGCCAAGGCCGCTGCTGCAGTCGCCTCCCAGGGCAAGGCCTGA
- a CDS encoding NAD(P)H-dependent glycerol-3-phosphate dehydrogenase encodes MKILVIGAGAWGTALAMHAAARHRVQLWARDAQQAGQLQTSRENQRYLPGIRLPDALEVTSGDLQPLVAQAELIVLGTPMAALRGGLTMLRDCQVPVAWLSKGFEAVPADAPAGSHGLLGNEVCAQVAPALHAGVLSGPSFAQEVAQHQPTALVAASRHGDVRDALVAAFHGDNLRVYANEDISGVEVGGAVKNVLAIATGLCDGLHLGLNARAALVTRGLAEMTRLGVALGAQTDTFMGLSGLGDLVLTATGDLSRNRKIGLLLAQGQSLEQAVQSLGHVAEGVYSARTVLQRAQKLGVEMPITAAVVALLDGSLSAPDVVQALMGREPRAE; translated from the coding sequence ATGAAGATCTTGGTGATTGGCGCCGGTGCCTGGGGAACGGCTTTGGCCATGCATGCTGCCGCACGCCACCGCGTGCAGCTGTGGGCGCGCGATGCGCAGCAGGCGGGCCAGTTGCAAACCAGCCGTGAGAACCAGCGCTATTTGCCAGGCATCCGCTTGCCCGATGCCTTGGAGGTGACGAGCGGCGATCTGCAGCCCCTGGTGGCCCAGGCTGAATTGATCGTGCTGGGCACGCCGATGGCGGCACTGCGCGGCGGCCTCACGATGCTGCGCGACTGCCAGGTGCCGGTGGCCTGGCTCAGCAAGGGTTTTGAAGCCGTGCCCGCCGATGCCCCTGCCGGCAGCCATGGGCTGCTGGGCAACGAGGTCTGCGCCCAGGTGGCCCCCGCGCTGCATGCCGGCGTGCTGAGTGGCCCAAGCTTTGCGCAGGAAGTGGCCCAGCACCAGCCCACGGCCCTGGTGGCGGCCAGCCGCCATGGCGATGTGCGCGATGCGCTGGTCGCGGCCTTCCATGGCGACAACCTGCGCGTCTATGCCAATGAGGACATCAGCGGGGTCGAAGTGGGCGGCGCCGTCAAGAACGTGCTGGCCATTGCCACAGGCTTGTGTGATGGCCTGCACCTGGGGCTGAATGCCCGCGCCGCGCTGGTGACGCGCGGCCTGGCCGAGATGACACGTCTGGGTGTGGCGCTGGGCGCGCAGACCGATACCTTCATGGGGTTGTCGGGCCTGGGCGATCTGGTGCTGACGGCGACTGGCGATCTGTCGCGCAACCGCAAGATCGGCCTCTTGCTGGCGCAGGGCCAGAGCCTGGAGCAGGCGGTGCAGTCGCTCGGCCATGTGGCCGAAGGCGTCTACAGCGCCCGCACGGTGCTGCAGCGCGCCCAGAAGCTGGGCGTGGAGATGCCGATCACGGCCGCCGTCGTGGCCTTGCTCGACGGCAGCCTGTCAGCCCCCGATGTGGTGCAGGCGTTGATGGGGCGCGAGCCCCGCGCTGAATAA
- the grxC gene encoding glutaredoxin 3, producing MQAVKMYTTAVCPYCIRAKQVLKAKGVEQIEEIRIDTDPAQRAVMMETTGRRTVPQIFIGETHVGGCDDLIALDQRGELTPLLQA from the coding sequence ATGCAAGCTGTAAAGATGTATACCACCGCCGTCTGCCCCTACTGCATTCGCGCCAAGCAAGTGCTCAAAGCCAAAGGCGTGGAGCAGATTGAAGAAATCCGCATCGACACCGATCCGGCCCAGCGTGCGGTAATGATGGAGACGACCGGCCGCCGCACCGTGCCGCAGATCTTCATTGGCGAGACCCATGTCGGCGGCTGCGATGACCTGATTGCGCTGGACCAGCGCGGCGAGCTGACCCCCTTGCTCCAAGCCTGA
- a CDS encoding purine-nucleoside phosphorylase yields MSRAPLRSLARPLCASALLLALLSGCASTGRSAAQTAQAAPPVQVKVFVAAMFEIGANTGDRAGEFQHWYERYFRDARPIQVPGALGPVFCNADGVCGSVLGMGKVNASASMQAIVLNPQFNFDRAYYVISGVAGTPPSRGTIGDVTWGSWLVDYDLGHRWAPEEGQAGAPVFMPRKGYEDYRRFALNPALTQAAYAMSRAVPLQDSDAAQRYRLRYPDAAARKAPSVHVGTHMTGDTFFHGPGLSQEAQYIAKLYGADDYVATEMEAAAIALVLKRSHGTDRVLSLRGSVNFDQGNPQETTQAHLDPKPGETAGGFAETVANVAAVGGVFVDTVVKDWPQWKDGVPAQR; encoded by the coding sequence ATGTCCCGTGCCCCGCTTCGCTCTCTCGCCCGTCCGCTGTGCGCCAGCGCCTTGCTGCTGGCGCTGCTGTCCGGCTGCGCCAGCACCGGCCGCAGCGCGGCCCAGACCGCGCAGGCCGCGCCGCCGGTCCAGGTCAAGGTGTTTGTCGCGGCCATGTTCGAGATCGGTGCCAACACCGGTGACCGGGCCGGTGAGTTCCAGCACTGGTACGAGCGCTATTTCCGCGATGCCCGGCCTATCCAGGTGCCCGGCGCGCTGGGGCCGGTGTTCTGCAATGCCGATGGGGTTTGCGGCAGTGTGCTGGGCATGGGCAAGGTCAATGCCTCGGCGTCGATGCAGGCCATCGTGCTGAACCCGCAGTTCAATTTTGACCGAGCCTACTATGTGATCAGCGGCGTGGCCGGCACCCCGCCTTCGCGCGGCACCATTGGCGATGTGACCTGGGGCAGCTGGCTGGTTGACTACGACTTGGGCCACCGCTGGGCGCCCGAAGAGGGCCAGGCCGGTGCGCCAGTGTTCATGCCACGCAAGGGCTATGAAGACTACCGCCGCTTTGCGCTGAACCCGGCCCTGACCCAGGCCGCCTATGCGATGAGCCGCGCCGTGCCGTTGCAGGACAGCGATGCAGCCCAGCGCTACCGCTTGCGCTACCCCGATGCGGCCGCGCGCAAGGCGCCCAGCGTGCATGTGGGCACGCACATGACGGGCGACACCTTCTTCCACGGCCCTGGCCTGTCCCAAGAGGCGCAGTACATTGCCAAGCTCTACGGTGCGGACGACTATGTCGCCACCGAGATGGAGGCCGCCGCCATTGCGCTGGTCTTGAAGCGCAGCCATGGCACGGACCGCGTTCTGAGCCTGCGCGGCTCGGTCAATTTTGACCAGGGCAACCCGCAGGAAACCACCCAGGCCCACCTGGACCCCAAGCCCGGCGAAACCGCGGGCGGCTTTGCCGAGACGGTGGCCAATGTGGCGGCCGTCGGCGGCGTCTTTGTCGACACCGTCGTCAAGGACTGGCCGCAATGGAAGGATGGCGTGCCGGCCCAGCGCTGA